The following proteins come from a genomic window of Candidatus Bathyarchaeota archaeon:
- a CDS encoding glycosyltransferase family 39 protein → MVSNTKFVFLKVNFHPLTNKFDRFFLYLLIISLALRLLWLDKPPGSLIFDEKYYVNVARILLKLSHDPDVYQDAPLGLDPNREHPFLSKGIISLSMALLGDNAWGWRIPSVIFGTLTLFIFYLLVKEVSKRDFLALFSTFLLSFDNLMFVHSRIATLDIFMLFFMVLGFYFYFKNKTVLSALALSLSVLSKLGGLYGFLTLIIFHFIKEYKNGKFNWFNFASWLEKFTITYIIFSLVLLTLMDKIWVGYNNPFDHMAYIYTYTKSLTRLVPEGIESYPWQWLLNQVEIPYFKVDVNVYSNETIVKTFTSIHFVGAMNPAIIYLCIPAIVYSAYSFYERKEDITLFSIVWFTATYLPFYPMSLILHRIMYIFYFLNTIPSVCIAISYLFLDQKPPWIIILIYSMSVIAGFAFLFPFKTIP, encoded by the coding sequence ATGGTAAGTAACACTAAGTTTGTTTTTCTTAAAGTAAACTTTCATCCTTTAACAAATAAATTCGATAGGTTTTTTTTGTATCTCTTAATTATATCTCTAGCATTAAGGCTATTATGGCTTGATAAACCTCCAGGATCATTAATTTTTGATGAAAAATACTATGTGAATGTTGCTAGAATCCTGCTTAAGCTCTCTCATGATCCTGATGTTTATCAAGATGCACCTTTAGGGCTTGATCCAAATCGAGAGCATCCTTTTCTATCTAAAGGAATAATTTCTTTATCTATGGCTCTTCTTGGTGATAACGCATGGGGTTGGCGAATTCCAAGCGTTATTTTTGGTACATTAACATTATTCATTTTTTATCTTTTAGTAAAAGAAGTTTCAAAAAGGGATTTTCTAGCTTTATTTTCAACTTTTCTATTAAGTTTTGATAATTTAATGTTTGTTCATAGTAGAATAGCGACTTTAGATATTTTTATGCTGTTTTTTATGGTGTTAGGTTTCTACTTTTATTTTAAGAATAAAACAGTTTTAAGCGCTTTAGCTTTGTCCCTAAGCGTTTTATCCAAACTTGGAGGTTTATATGGTTTTCTCACATTAATAATTTTTCATTTTATAAAAGAGTATAAAAACGGAAAATTTAATTGGTTTAATTTCGCTAGCTGGTTAGAAAAATTCACAATTACTTATATAATTTTTAGTTTAGTTTTATTGACTTTAATGGATAAAATATGGGTTGGATACAATAACCCTTTTGATCATATGGCTTATATATATACTTACACTAAATCTTTAACTAGACTTGTACCAGAAGGAATTGAAAGTTATCCTTGGCAATGGCTTTTAAATCAAGTTGAAATCCCATACTTTAAGGTTGATGTAAATGTTTATTCAAATGAAACAATAGTGAAAACATTTACATCAATTCATTTCGTTGGAGCTATGAACCCAGCCATAATATACTTATGTATTCCAGCTATAGTATATTCAGCTTATTCATTTTATGAAAGAAAAGAGGATATAACCTTGTTTTCAATTGTGTGGTTTACAGCAACTTATCTCCCTTTTTATCCTATGTCTCTTATTCTTCATAGAATAATGTATATATTTTACTTTTTAAATACTATTCCGAGTGTTTGCATAGCTATATCATATCTATTTCTTGATCAAAAACCTCCATGGATAATTATTTTAATTTATTCAATGAGTGTTATAGCAGGTTTTGCTTTTCTATTTCCATTTAAAACTATTCCATAA